Proteins from one Arthrobacter sp. DNA4 genomic window:
- a CDS encoding PLP-dependent aminotransferase family protein, with the protein MTHETLDASAGTLPAEAIDAIERAATSAHRHEGLFSERAANIRQSAVRDVFDISMRPGLVSLAGGSPYLQSLPLDRLAATAAKIIADDGLTALQYGAGQGTAELRAQICEVMAAEGILDALPQNVVITAGSQSAQDVATKLFCNPGDVVLVEDPTYVGALNTFEAYQVRVETVEMDQYGLVPELLEARIAALQLAGKSIKFLYTIPNFNNPSGITLARERRQQVVDICRRANILVLEDNPYGLLRFEGEPLPPLRAANPDDVIYLGSFSKIFAPGLRIGWALVPEHLQRRYYLAAESVTLCPPALNQMLVSAYLRDYDWKGQIETYRGLYAERCRAMLAALKEYMPAGTTWTSPQGGFFVWVTLPEGVDTYPLLHKAIDAGVVFIPGAAFTPSDEPSNKLRLAFSAVPSDAIAEGVRRLAPVLQEAMAAL; encoded by the coding sequence GTGACCCACGAAACACTTGACGCCTCCGCCGGAACGCTGCCCGCCGAAGCCATCGATGCGATCGAGCGCGCGGCCACGTCCGCCCACCGCCACGAGGGACTGTTTTCCGAGCGGGCGGCCAACATCCGCCAGTCGGCCGTCCGGGATGTTTTCGACATCTCGATGCGCCCCGGACTGGTTTCCCTGGCGGGGGGAAGCCCGTACCTGCAGTCACTTCCCCTGGACCGCCTCGCAGCGACGGCGGCGAAAATCATTGCCGACGACGGACTCACGGCCCTTCAATATGGCGCCGGGCAGGGAACCGCGGAGCTCCGGGCGCAGATCTGCGAGGTCATGGCCGCCGAGGGAATCCTGGATGCCCTGCCGCAGAACGTGGTGATCACCGCCGGCTCACAGTCGGCCCAGGACGTGGCCACCAAGCTCTTCTGCAATCCGGGAGACGTGGTCCTGGTGGAGGATCCCACCTACGTCGGCGCACTGAACACCTTTGAGGCCTACCAGGTGCGGGTGGAGACCGTGGAGATGGACCAGTACGGCCTGGTCCCGGAGCTTCTGGAGGCGCGGATCGCGGCGCTGCAGCTCGCGGGCAAGAGCATCAAGTTCCTCTACACCATCCCCAACTTCAACAATCCCTCAGGGATCACGCTGGCCCGGGAACGGCGCCAGCAGGTGGTCGATATATGCCGCAGGGCGAATATTCTGGTTCTTGAGGACAACCCCTACGGACTGCTGCGCTTTGAAGGTGAACCCTTGCCTCCCCTGCGCGCAGCCAACCCGGACGACGTCATCTACCTCGGTTCCTTTTCCAAGATCTTCGCCCCCGGCCTCCGCATCGGCTGGGCCCTGGTGCCTGAGCACCTGCAGCGCCGGTACTACCTCGCCGCGGAATCGGTGACGCTCTGCCCGCCGGCCCTGAACCAGATGCTGGTGTCCGCCTACCTGCGCGACTACGACTGGAAAGGCCAGATCGAAACCTACCGCGGGCTGTATGCCGAACGCTGCCGCGCCATGCTGGCAGCGCTCAAGGAGTACATGCCGGCGGGGACCACCTGGACCAGCCCGCAGGGGGGCTTCTTCGTCTGGGTGACCCTGCCCGAAGGTGTTGACACCTACCCGCTGCTGCACAAGGCGATCGATGCCGGCGTCGTGTTTATCCCCGGCGCCGCCTTCACGCCGTCGGACGAGCCGTCCAACAAGCTGCGGCTCGCGTTCAGCGCCGTTCCCTCCGACGCTATCGCCGAGGGGGTGCGCCGATTGGCGCCGGTGCTGCAGGAAGCCATGGCGGCGCTGTAG
- a CDS encoding universal stress protein — MGGIIVVGVDGSETAKRAAESARNLAAGLGASLHVVSAFDSDRTEVFGSGSDRWIVSDADAAEQVARTVAESLGRDVPVTYSAARGRPADALIKEAVRMDARVIVVGNRRMHGIGRVLGSVANSVAHNAPCDVYIANTYDAD; from the coding sequence ATGGGTGGAATCATCGTTGTAGGGGTTGACGGCAGCGAGACCGCGAAGAGGGCGGCGGAGTCGGCCCGGAACCTGGCTGCAGGACTGGGCGCTTCACTGCACGTCGTGTCAGCCTTCGACAGCGACCGGACCGAGGTCTTCGGCAGCGGCAGCGACCGGTGGATCGTGTCCGACGCCGACGCCGCAGAGCAGGTGGCACGGACCGTGGCTGAGTCGCTGGGCCGCGACGTCCCGGTTACGTATTCGGCAGCCCGCGGACGGCCCGCAGACGCCCTCATCAAGGAAGCCGTCCGCATGGATGCCCGCGTGATCGTCGTGGGAAACCGGCGCATGCACGGCATCGGCCGGGTCCTTGGCAGCGTGGCCAACAGCGTGGCCCACAACGCCCCGTGCGACGTGTACATCGCCAACACCTACGACGCCGACTAA
- a CDS encoding phosphatase PAP2 family protein, producing the protein MAVNNDVIRARNRTARWLTEVFQPPVVVSLQLLISPLAQPGFPETIGYGALAALFVCVLPLMVLLVLVRLGKVTDHHVSDRKQRAPVLLMALGCIAVGLLVLGAVDAPESVFAMVLAVVGGVAVLAVVSPFWKMSGHAAAVSCAAVVSVLMLGAAWAPLLLLIPAVSWSRVVLRAHSLAQVVAGSLFGGLVMAGIWWLLQGWLVA; encoded by the coding sequence GTGGCAGTAAACAACGACGTAATCCGGGCCAGGAACCGCACAGCCAGGTGGCTGACGGAGGTCTTCCAGCCTCCCGTGGTGGTTTCCCTGCAGCTGCTGATCAGCCCGCTGGCCCAGCCGGGTTTCCCGGAAACCATCGGCTACGGCGCGCTGGCGGCCCTCTTCGTGTGCGTGCTTCCGCTGATGGTGCTGCTGGTCCTGGTCAGGCTGGGCAAGGTCACGGACCACCATGTAAGCGACCGGAAGCAGCGTGCACCCGTGCTGCTGATGGCGCTGGGCTGCATCGCTGTGGGGCTGCTTGTACTGGGCGCCGTGGATGCGCCGGAGAGCGTCTTTGCGATGGTCCTGGCGGTGGTGGGGGGCGTGGCGGTACTGGCTGTGGTCAGTCCGTTCTGGAAGATGAGCGGCCACGCCGCTGCCGTGTCCTGCGCCGCCGTCGTATCCGTGCTGATGCTCGGCGCCGCGTGGGCACCGCTGCTGCTCCTGATCCCGGCAGTCAGCTGGTCACGGGTGGTGCTGCGGGCCCACTCCCTGGCCCAGGTGGTGGCCGGATCGCTCTTCGGCGGCCTGGTGATGGCCGGGATCTGGTGGCTGCTGCAGGGCTGGCTGGTGGCCTGA